From a single Acidobacteriota bacterium genomic region:
- a CDS encoding ABC transporter ATP-binding protein has protein sequence MITLDHVHKIYKMGDVEIHALRGISLRIKAGEFIAIMGTSGSGKSTTMNIIGCLDKPTRGHYYLDGEDVSKLSRDELADIRNRKIGFVFQGFNLLSRTSALENVELPMLYLGIKPKERIERAKEALEIVGLSERMHNMPNQLSGGQQQRVAIARALVNRPSIILADEPTGNLDSRTSIEVMDIFQRLNEEHGITIALVTHEHDIAEYTRRAVIFKDGRIRRDEYLMARRAAREELENLPPLEADDEEDEEE, from the coding sequence ATTATCACGCTCGACCATGTTCATAAAATTTATAAAATGGGCGATGTTGAAATTCATGCCTTGCGCGGCATTTCGCTGAGAATCAAAGCCGGTGAATTCATCGCCATTATGGGCACCAGCGGTTCCGGGAAATCAACAACCATGAATATCATCGGTTGCCTCGATAAACCGACGCGCGGTCATTATTACCTGGATGGCGAAGATGTCTCGAAACTCTCGCGCGATGAACTGGCAGACATTCGCAATCGCAAAATCGGTTTCGTTTTTCAAGGCTTTAATCTTTTGTCGAGAACCTCGGCGCTTGAAAATGTCGAATTGCCGATGTTGTATCTGGGCATTAAACCCAAAGAGCGCATCGAACGCGCCAAAGAAGCTTTGGAAATCGTCGGACTCAGTGAGCGCATGCACAATATGCCGAATCAATTGTCAGGCGGGCAGCAACAGCGCGTTGCCATCGCGCGCGCCCTGGTCAACCGTCCATCCATCATTCTAGCTGACGAACCGACCGGAAATTTGGATAGCCGCACGTCGATTGAAGTGATGGATATTTTTCAACGGCTCAATGAAGAACATGGGATTACCATCGCCCTGGTTACTCACGAACATGACATTGCCGAATACACTCGCCGTGCGGTGATTTTCAAAGATGGTCGGATTAGAAGGGATGAGTATTTGATGGCGCGACGCGCGGCGCGTGAAGAGTTGGAAAATTTACCGCCTCTCGAAGCGGACGATGAGGAGGATGAAGAAGAATGA
- a CDS encoding ABC transporter permease, which produces MNLWATFKIALRALSRNKLRSSLTMLGIIIGVGAVIAMVGIGQGASASIQAQIANLGNNMLNIFSGSANTGGMRGGFGSSNTLTPEDIIAVEQECPAVKAASPTVRANGQLVFGNQNWAASSGIQGTNEKFPEIRAWPVASGEFFTEGDVRNAARVCVIGKTVADNLFAGNDPVGQTLRVRNLPFRVVGVLSSKGPNQFGQDQDDTVIVPYTTAQKKMLTITHVHGAIISAISASATFTAEKQITDLLRQRHKLTANQENDFTVRNLTDVAEAANQTSSIMTNLLASIAGVSLLVGGIGIMNIMLVSVTERTREIGIRMAIGARSGAIRRQFLIESITLSVVGGVLGILFGVGASIIISKTLNWPTLIEPISIFASVIFSVLVGVGFGYYPARKAASLDPIDALRYE; this is translated from the coding sequence ATGAATCTTTGGGCTACATTTAAAATCGCGCTTCGCGCTCTGTCGCGAAATAAATTGCGTTCGTCGCTGACTATGCTTGGCATTATTATCGGTGTCGGCGCAGTCATTGCGATGGTCGGCATCGGGCAGGGGGCTTCGGCTTCGATTCAAGCGCAAATCGCCAACCTCGGCAATAATATGCTCAACATCTTTTCGGGTTCGGCAAATACCGGCGGAATGCGCGGCGGCTTCGGTTCATCAAACACCTTGACCCCCGAAGACATCATTGCCGTCGAACAGGAATGTCCAGCCGTTAAAGCCGCTTCGCCCACTGTGAGAGCCAATGGGCAACTGGTATTCGGCAATCAGAACTGGGCAGCCTCAAGCGGCATTCAAGGGACGAATGAAAAATTTCCGGAAATCCGCGCCTGGCCCGTGGCATCCGGCGAATTTTTTACCGAAGGTGATGTGCGTAATGCGGCGCGGGTCTGTGTAATCGGCAAAACCGTCGCCGATAACCTGTTTGCCGGAAACGACCCGGTCGGACAAACCTTGCGGGTTCGCAATCTGCCGTTTCGCGTGGTCGGGGTACTGTCTTCTAAAGGACCCAATCAATTCGGACAAGACCAGGACGACACGGTCATCGTTCCCTACACCACGGCACAGAAAAAGATGTTGACCATCACTCACGTTCATGGGGCGATTATATCGGCTATCAGCGCTTCGGCAACCTTTACTGCGGAAAAACAGATTACCGATTTATTGCGTCAGCGTCATAAGCTCACGGCAAATCAGGAGAATGATTTCACGGTTCGCAACCTCACAGATGTTGCCGAAGCTGCAAACCAAACCTCAAGCATTATGACCAACCTGCTGGCGTCAATTGCCGGAGTATCGCTCCTGGTTGGCGGCATCGGCATTATGAACATCATGCTGGTTTCAGTAACCGAACGCACACGCGAAATCGGCATCCGCATGGCGATTGGCGCGCGTAGCGGCGCGATTCGCCGTCAATTTTTAATCGAATCGATTACTTTATCGGTGGTCGGCGGTGTGCTTGGTATCCTCTTCGGAGTGGGCGCGTCGATAATCATCTCTAAGACCTTGAACTGGCCCACACTCATTGAACCGATTTCCATTTTTGCTTCGGTGATTTTCTCTGTGCTGGTCGGCGTGGGTTTCGGTTATTACCCGGCGCGCAAAGCCGCATCCTTAGACCCGATAGATGCGCTGAGATACGAATAA
- a CDS encoding FG-GAP repeat protein — MNVLKQHSTITLQAVFIALALVMISAMEVKAHKFDRGFLPPSAKARRAAPLHVGTQSGVYRTGAVRVATGDVNGDGRADIQGRRNRMRGVSQNQSASSEVWNQPVVGYRQNRRGGTQQTNLLPYIEQDNLYYRRR, encoded by the coding sequence ATGAACGTATTGAAACAACATTCAACAATAACCCTTCAGGCGGTTTTCATTGCACTGGCGCTAGTGATGATAAGCGCAATGGAAGTGAAGGCTCACAAATTTGACCGGGGATTTTTGCCGCCGTCTGCCAAAGCGCGACGCGCTGCTCCCTTGCATGTCGGAACTCAGAGCGGCGTTTATCGAACCGGTGCAGTCAGGGTCGCAACCGGAGATGTAAATGGCGATGGCAGAGCAGACATACAGGGCAGACGAAACCGAATGCGCGGCGTCAGTCAAAACCAATCTGCCAGCAGCGAAGTGTGGAATCAACCCGTTGTTGGTTACAGACAAAACCGACGCGGTGGAACTCAACAAACCAACCTCTTACCCTACATCGAACAAGACAACCTCTACTACCGCAGAAGGTAA
- a CDS encoding prepilin-type N-terminal cleavage/methylation domain-containing protein yields the protein MKRLKNSTSNHFTLTTTANDKTRGFTLIELLFVLGIIAILIGLLLPAIQERREAFAHNEANATVNQLLIASNEYRRQVGTYPDSLDDLIGWNATNPGSASLDSQLATGRKNGYLYAIVENDANHVVIEAEPEFPGITGSNTYTGTVQFLLGDGSVRFSETPGADQARERMFNNLRAKAAETVVNLLNLDSSAITQVRDYTESPANVAAIVDYIDSDDDGRVSLAEIQSMNTNFGNPSVTDLVMDFLTYVAQEMKWNSLSDEARMLIRVDTSNPSDSLTSDQPPLFSYDGLSVLTETMISDGTSNTILVALLEKLEEAETAEANGNEQGKMKAIKNYQKQVKALIGQNITRNSSKILITLSKTL from the coding sequence ATGAAACGCTTGAAAAACTCAACATCAAATCATTTCACATTAACAACAACCGCGAACGATAAAACGCGAGGTTTTACCTTGATTGAATTGCTCTTCGTTTTGGGAATTATTGCCATTCTCATCGGCCTGTTGCTCCCGGCAATTCAGGAGCGGCGCGAAGCCTTTGCTCATAACGAAGCGAATGCCACAGTCAATCAATTACTCATCGCGTCGAATGAATACCGGCGTCAGGTTGGCACTTACCCGGATTCGCTTGATGATTTAATCGGATGGAACGCCACGAATCCGGGCAGCGCTTCACTTGACTCGCAACTGGCAACCGGCAGAAAAAACGGCTATCTCTACGCTATAGTTGAAAACGACGCAAACCATGTGGTCATCGAAGCCGAGCCGGAATTTCCCGGCATTACGGGATCAAATACTTATACGGGAACTGTCCAATTTCTGTTAGGCGATGGCAGTGTCAGATTCAGCGAGACGCCGGGCGCAGACCAGGCGCGTGAACGCATGTTCAATAACCTTCGCGCCAAAGCTGCCGAAACCGTCGTCAATTTGCTCAATCTCGATAGCTCTGCCATCACACAAGTACGGGACTATACGGAATCGCCTGCCAATGTTGCCGCTATCGTGGATTATATTGATAGCGATGATGACGGCAGGGTGAGCCTTGCTGAAATTCAATCGATGAATACCAATTTTGGCAATCCTTCAGTGACCGACCTGGTGATGGATTTTCTGACTTATGTCGCTCAGGAGATGAAATGGAATAGTTTGAGCGATGAAGCGAGGATGCTTATCAGAGTGGACACATCGAATCCAAGTGATTCTTTGACGAGCGACCAACCGCCGCTCTTTTCTTACGACGGGCTTTCTGTCCTGACCGAAACAATGATTTCCGATGGCACCAGCAATACCATTCTTGTCGCTCTGCTGGAAAAGTTGGAAGAAGCCGAAACTGCCGAAGCGAACGGCAATGAGCAGGGCAAAATGAAAGCGATTAAAAATTATCAAAAGCAGGTCAAGGCGCTGATTGGACAGAACATCACCCGCAACTCTTCCAAAATCCTGATTACCCTCTCTAAAACTTTGTGA
- a CDS encoding GNAT family N-acetyltransferase, translating to MNMNGKEIEVTRTYLQINDPGEFTPTYVEDARLRIEEVKNCPASFHRFLYREVGRFYHWTDRLAWTDEETRAYLAQASLSLYVMYYAGAPAGYFELNKETDGATEIAYFGLLPEFIGKGLGKHLLSVAIQKAWMQGASRVWLHTCTLDDAAALPNYLKRGFKAFKEEKYCTTIAPDEELRAKITGS from the coding sequence ATGAATATGAATGGTAAAGAGATAGAAGTAACGCGAACTTATTTGCAGATTAACGACCCCGGTGAATTCACGCCGACGTATGTTGAAGATGCTCGCCTTCGCATCGAAGAAGTGAAAAATTGCCCTGCGTCGTTTCATCGTTTCCTGTATCGCGAAGTCGGCAGGTTTTATCACTGGACGGACAGGCTGGCGTGGACGGATGAAGAGACTCGCGCTTATCTTGCGCAAGCGAGTTTGAGTTTATATGTGATGTATTACGCAGGCGCGCCCGCCGGTTATTTTGAATTGAATAAAGAAACGGATGGCGCAACTGAAATTGCTTATTTCGGATTGTTGCCCGAATTCATCGGGAAAGGGTTGGGCAAACATCTATTGAGTGTAGCGATTCAAAAGGCGTGGATGCAGGGAGCCTCGCGCGTGTGGTTGCACACCTGCACATTGGATGATGCAGCGGCGTTACCGAATTATTTGAAACGCGGTTTTAAAGCGTTCAAAGAAGAGAAATATTGCACTACCATCGCGCCTGATGAAGAGTTACGCGCGAAGATTACCGGCAGTTGA
- the lysS gene encoding lysine--tRNA ligase yields MSSVPPIIELRNARLSKVAQLRAKGINPYPSRSHRTHFAKDILDNYEAREGQTVTVAGRLMSFRPQGALSFGHIQDQTGRIQLYIRQDTLTESTGTLAFEDLHLLDLGDFVEATGTVTKTKRGEISVSPTTLRILTKSLRPLPDKWAGLKDREAILRRRYLDTTMSPEHKAVFEKVGQMLFAVRQFLYGRGFIEFQTPIIQPQYGGGTAKPFLTHVNALDTDMFLAISHELYLKRLIAAGYDKVFTIGRYFRNEGIDRSHHPEFSMIETMTAYENYEYNMDLIEDMFRHIAETVFNKTEFEVRGHKIDFGKKWKRISMADAVKEITGVDFRECASVEEANEKLVGLGINEPQPTIGLVIAKAFEMKVEETLIHPTFIYGHPIDISPLAKPMDENPNFVERFEIFIAGMECGDNWSEQNDPVALLDRWQTAITVEDLDEEKFHPLDYDFIEMLEHGMPPTTGIGPGIERMAMIFTGEDDIYNIIFFPMMKPVLSQANAAIFGIDELPKFGFKEDVLLSQEEFETLLAEGVLVPQSSQINLRLHFRIWEHPTAEGNWKATGYVEANGFLKNKRLKITGYNSESTEQPNKVEAYQALKQFAIKNFIVKVKERFSDCKFKFLEDE; encoded by the coding sequence TTGTCCAGCGTTCCACCTATCATCGAACTTCGCAATGCCCGGTTGAGCAAAGTAGCACAGCTTCGCGCCAAAGGCATCAACCCGTATCCTTCGCGTTCACACCGCACTCACTTCGCCAAAGACATTCTCGACAATTATGAAGCGCGCGAGGGGCAAACCGTGACGGTTGCCGGGCGGTTGATGTCTTTTCGTCCGCAAGGCGCACTCAGTTTCGGTCATATTCAAGACCAGACCGGACGCATTCAACTCTACATTCGCCAGGACACCCTCACCGAATCGACAGGCACACTCGCATTTGAAGATTTGCACCTGCTCGACCTCGGCGATTTCGTTGAAGCGACCGGCACCGTAACCAAAACCAAACGCGGCGAGATTTCCGTTTCACCGACTACTTTGCGCATTCTCACAAAATCCTTGCGTCCGCTGCCTGACAAATGGGCTGGACTCAAAGACCGTGAAGCCATTTTGCGCCGCCGTTATCTCGACACCACCATGTCGCCTGAACACAAAGCGGTATTTGAAAAAGTCGGGCAGATGCTGTTTGCCGTTCGCCAGTTTTTATATGGGCGCGGCTTCATCGAATTTCAAACGCCGATCATTCAACCGCAATACGGCGGCGGCACCGCTAAACCTTTTTTGACGCACGTCAACGCGCTCGATACCGATATGTTTCTGGCGATTTCGCACGAGTTGTATTTGAAGCGTTTGATTGCCGCAGGTTATGACAAGGTATTCACCATCGGCAGGTATTTTCGTAACGAAGGCATTGACCGCTCGCATCATCCCGAATTTTCGATGATTGAAACCATGACCGCTTATGAAAATTACGAATACAACATGGATTTAATCGAAGATATGTTTCGCCATATTGCCGAAACCGTGTTCAACAAAACCGAATTCGAGGTGCGCGGTCATAAAATCGATTTCGGCAAAAAGTGGAAACGCATTTCAATGGCGGATGCCGTAAAAGAAATCACCGGCGTTGATTTTCGCGAGTGCGCATCGGTTGAAGAAGCCAATGAAAAGCTTGTCGGCTTAGGCATCAATGAACCGCAACCGACGATAGGTCTGGTCATCGCCAAAGCCTTTGAGATGAAGGTCGAAGAGACGCTCATTCATCCGACGTTTATTTACGGGCATCCGATTGATATTTCGCCGCTCGCCAAACCGATGGATGAAAACCCCAATTTCGTCGAGCGTTTTGAAATTTTCATTGCCGGGATGGAATGCGGCGACAACTGGTCTGAACAAAACGACCCCGTAGCACTGCTTGACCGCTGGCAAACGGCAATCACGGTTGAAGATTTGGATGAAGAGAAATTTCATCCGCTGGATTACGATTTCATTGAAATGCTCGAACACGGCATGCCGCCAACCACGGGTATCGGTCCCGGCATTGAACGCATGGCGATGATTTTCACGGGCGAAGATGACATTTACAACATCATCTTTTTCCCGATGATGAAGCCCGTTTTGTCGCAAGCCAACGCGGCGATTTTCGGCATTGATGAACTGCCTAAGTTCGGTTTCAAAGAAGACGTTTTATTATCGCAGGAAGAATTTGAAACGTTACTTGCCGAAGGTGTCCTCGTGCCGCAAAGTTCGCAGATTAATTTGCGGCTGCATTTTCGCATCTGGGAACATCCAACGGCGGAAGGCAACTGGAAGGCAACTGGTTATGTCGAAGCCAATGGCTTTTTGAAAAACAAGCGATTGAAAATCACCGGCTACAACAGTGAATCAACCGAGCAGCCCAACAAAGTTGAGGCATATCAGGCACTCAAACAATTCGCGATTAAAAATTTCATCGTCAAGGTGAAAGAAAGATTCAGCGATTGTAAATTTAAATTTCTCGAAGATGAGTAG
- a CDS encoding TIGR03842 family LLM class F420-dependent oxidoreductase produces the protein MEFAITFKPDMPVERIIALTKQAEAGGFAYGWMFDSHVLWQEPYPLLTLMGANTERMRFGTCVTNPGVRDATVTASLLATINRITGGRMDLGIGRGDSSRRVMGKKPLTLERLEETVNVVRHLCAGDTVNYEGRDLQFNWTTGDVPPVWVAGYGPKALRCAGRAGDGVILQFADPDLIRWCLGYVKEGCEEAGKDFSKYRVMSAAPAWVSDDLAKAREQVRWFPALVSNHVVDLIAKYGMDALPEALTSYVQNRQGYNYLHHAEVGSSNAEFVTDEIVDRFAIVGTVEEHKRRLQELKEIGVTQFNIYLMSGDEEEQLDIYAKEIVPHFN, from the coding sequence ATGGAATTCGCAATCACCTTCAAACCCGATATGCCTGTTGAAAGAATCATTGCGCTCACCAAACAAGCCGAAGCCGGAGGGTTCGCTTACGGCTGGATGTTCGATTCGCACGTCCTCTGGCAAGAGCCTTATCCGTTGCTCACTTTGATGGGCGCAAATACCGAGCGAATGCGTTTTGGCACTTGTGTAACCAATCCCGGCGTGCGCGATGCGACGGTGACCGCGAGTTTGCTTGCGACTATAAATCGCATCACTGGCGGGCGCATGGATTTGGGGATAGGGCGTGGCGACAGTTCGCGCCGCGTGATGGGCAAAAAACCTTTGACGCTTGAGCGTTTGGAAGAAACCGTGAATGTCGTTAGACATTTATGCGCGGGCGATACCGTCAATTACGAAGGGCGCGATTTGCAATTCAACTGGACGACCGGAGATGTGCCGCCGGTCTGGGTTGCCGGCTACGGGCCGAAAGCTTTGCGTTGCGCGGGTCGCGCGGGCGATGGTGTAATTTTGCAATTCGCCGACCCGGATTTGATTCGCTGGTGTCTGGGGTATGTCAAAGAAGGTTGCGAAGAAGCGGGCAAGGATTTTTCCAAATATCGCGTGATGAGCGCCGCGCCCGCCTGGGTGTCAGATGATTTAGCCAAAGCCCGCGAACAGGTGCGTTGGTTTCCGGCGCTCGTTTCCAATCACGTCGTCGATTTGATTGCGAAATACGGCATGGATGCGTTGCCCGAAGCTTTGACTTCATATGTGCAAAATCGTCAAGGGTATAACTATCTGCATCACGCGGAGGTCGGCAGTTCCAATGCCGAATTTGTGACCGATGAAATCGTTGACCGCTTTGCCATCGTCGGAACCGTTGAAGAACATAAACGCCGCTTGCAGGAGTTAAAAGAGATTGGCGTCACGCAATTTAACATTTACCTGATGAGCGGCGACGAAGAAGAACAGCTTGATATTTATGCCAAAGAAATCGTCCCGCATTTTAATTGA
- a CDS encoding four helix bundle protein — protein MGRVERFEDLIAWQKARLLTCRIYKSTRRGSWAKDFGLSSQIQRASVSIMSNIAEGFKRGRRTEFHQFLSTAKASCAEVRSQLYIAFDVGYLNQDEFNQLLVQAEEVGRIIGGLRSSVEKQRNEQRTA, from the coding sequence ATGGGTAGAGTAGAACGTTTTGAAGATTTGATAGCTTGGCAGAAAGCTCGCTTATTGACTTGTCGAATTTATAAATCCACACGACGTGGGAGTTGGGCTAAAGACTTTGGACTCTCGTCTCAGATTCAACGCGCTTCAGTTTCAATAATGTCGAACATCGCTGAAGGGTTTAAAAGAGGGCGTAGAACGGAATTTCATCAATTTCTATCAACAGCAAAAGCCTCTTGCGCTGAAGTTCGCTCTCAACTTTATATAGCCTTTGATGTCGGCTACCTTAATCAAGATGAATTTAACCAATTATTAGTACAAGCTGAAGAAGTTGGACGAATAATCGGTGGATTGCGTTCATCCGTTGAAAAACAGCGAAATGAGCAAAGAACTGCTTGA
- a CDS encoding nitrilase-related carbon-nitrogen hydrolase has protein sequence MAKIVKCGLIQATNACSTEEPLEKIKQANIEKNLGFIEAAARQGVQIICMQEVFTTPYFCAEQTTRWYDAVERIPDGPTVKLMQEVAKKHGMVIIVPIYEEEITGVYYNTAAVIDADGTYLGKYRKNHIPHVAPGFWEKFYFKPGNLGYPTFRTAFAQVGVYICYDRHFPEGARALGLNGAEIVFNPSATVAGLSEYLWELEQPAHAVANGYFIGAINRVGHEQPWDIGEFYGKSYFCNPRGKIIAQASRDKDELVVADLNLDEIREVRNTWQFFRDRRPETYLELVEE, from the coding sequence ATGGCAAAGATTGTTAAGTGCGGACTCATTCAAGCGACCAACGCTTGTTCGACTGAGGAGCCGCTTGAAAAAATCAAACAGGCAAATATCGAAAAGAATTTGGGCTTCATTGAAGCGGCTGCCCGTCAGGGCGTGCAGATAATCTGTATGCAGGAAGTGTTCACCACCCCGTATTTTTGCGCCGAGCAAACCACGCGCTGGTATGACGCGGTTGAACGCATTCCCGATGGACCTACGGTTAAGCTCATGCAGGAGGTCGCCAAAAAACATGGCATGGTCATCATCGTGCCGATTTACGAAGAAGAGATTACCGGCGTTTATTACAACACCGCCGCGGTAATTGATGCAGACGGCACTTATCTCGGCAAATATCGCAAAAATCATATTCCGCACGTTGCGCCGGGTTTTTGGGAAAAGTTCTACTTCAAACCGGGCAATCTCGGCTACCCGACGTTTCGCACAGCCTTTGCGCAGGTTGGCGTCTACATTTGCTATGACCGGCACTTTCCCGAAGGCGCGCGCGCTTTAGGTTTGAACGGCGCAGAGATTGTCTTCAATCCTTCGGCAACGGTTGCGGGACTTTCGGAATATTTATGGGAACTCGAACAACCGGCGCACGCGGTTGCCAACGGTTATTTCATCGGCGCTATCAATCGCGTCGGGCACGAACAGCCCTGGGACATCGGCGAATTTTACGGCAAGAGCTATTTCTGCAACCCGCGCGGCAAAATCATCGCCCAGGCTTCACGCGATAAAGATGAACTCGTGGTCGCCGATTTGAATCTGGATGAAATTCGCGAAGTGCGCAATACCTGGCAATTTTTCCGCGATAGAAGACCGGAAACCTACCTTGAGTTAGTTGAAGAATAA
- a CDS encoding methyltransferase domain-containing protein, whose translation MADANVAFAGSIPENYDRFLVPVFFAPYARDLVRRITVQENAAVLEIACGTGMVTRKLKDTLPATARLVATDLNPEMMEVAKRKFTADEIIEWQQADAMNLPFADETFDAAICQFGLMFVPDKVTALCEVKRVLKPGGIFLFSVWDAIEKNEMAQIAHETIQSFFDNDPPAFYEIPFSLDNPEGVQAFLKEAGFIDIQMDIVTMTGESPTAQDAARGTVEGNPIINAINERGVDKEKVIEAVAEKLAKQLGDKPLKTKLQALVFKVKK comes from the coding sequence ATGGCTGACGCAAACGTGGCATTCGCCGGTTCGATTCCTGAAAACTACGACCGTTTTCTTGTCCCGGTTTTCTTCGCGCCTTATGCGCGAGACCTGGTTCGGCGCATAACCGTTCAAGAAAATGCTGCCGTCCTTGAAATCGCCTGCGGGACGGGAATGGTGACGCGCAAACTGAAAGACACGCTGCCTGCAACCGCGCGACTGGTGGCGACCGACCTCAACCCGGAGATGATGGAGGTCGCAAAACGCAAATTCACTGCTGATGAAATTATTGAATGGCAACAAGCCGATGCGATGAACCTGCCTTTTGCGGATGAAACGTTTGACGCCGCCATCTGTCAATTCGGCTTGATGTTTGTTCCCGATAAAGTTACCGCTTTATGTGAAGTGAAGCGCGTGTTGAAACCCGGAGGTATTTTTTTATTCAGCGTCTGGGATGCGATTGAAAAAAATGAAATGGCACAGATTGCCCATGAAACGATTCAAAGTTTTTTTGATAATGACCCACCCGCTTTTTATGAAATTCCTTTTAGTCTCGACAATCCCGAAGGGGTTCAAGCGTTTTTAAAAGAGGCCGGTTTCATTGATATACAAATGGACATCGTCACGATGACCGGCGAAAGTCCAACAGCGCAGGACGCCGCGCGTGGGACGGTTGAAGGAAATCCGATCATCAATGCCATCAATGAGCGCGGTGTAGATAAAGAAAAAGTTATCGAAGCAGTCGCCGAAAAGCTTGCAAAACAATTAGGCGATAAGCCTTTGAAAACTAAATTGCAGGCGTTGGTTTTCAAAGTGAAAAAATGA
- a CDS encoding TonB family protein: MSKSITVIIALALCLINFSTQTLAQKSVSASPAPSRLLADLKSSDPFKRREAANDLGALRAREAVPQLNAALFDKDETVREAVAFALGQITDPRAVPALTKALADKDSEVRAAAVFALGMIGERKSAVAISNMLDDGSAIVRSAAVTALGLMQDDAAVDELLDALNDVSFDVRYDAVWALGQIGAEDAIDQLQVAMVGIDAVTPDNTLREEFRLAVQNAIERIRAQETGVATRPRKTTEGAIYPNRYGNESNPIGIRQSVKLLPSERARTGKLSGTVKLKILVAADGRAARAYVLKRAGNGLDQRALQSVMQYKFEPSLISGMPQTGWIFIDIKF; encoded by the coding sequence ATGAGCAAATCAATCACCGTCATCATCGCGCTTGCGCTTTGCCTGATCAATTTTTCAACTCAAACCCTGGCGCAAAAATCTGTTTCTGCATCCCCCGCGCCTTCGCGATTGCTTGCCGATTTAAAAAGCTCTGACCCGTTTAAACGTCGCGAAGCTGCCAACGACCTGGGCGCGTTGCGTGCCAGAGAAGCAGTGCCTCAACTCAATGCCGCTTTGTTTGATAAAGACGAAACCGTGCGTGAAGCCGTGGCTTTTGCGCTTGGGCAAATCACCGACCCGCGCGCGGTTCCGGCGCTCACCAAAGCTCTTGCCGATAAAGATTCCGAAGTGCGCGCCGCCGCCGTCTTTGCGCTTGGCATGATTGGCGAACGCAAAAGCGCCGTCGCCATTTCCAATATGCTTGATGATGGTTCGGCAATCGTGCGGTCGGCAGCCGTCACGGCGCTTGGCTTGATGCAGGATGACGCCGCAGTTGATGAATTGCTCGATGCGCTAAACGATGTGTCATTCGATGTGCGTTATGATGCGGTGTGGGCTTTGGGGCAAATCGGCGCGGAAGATGCCATTGACCAATTACAGGTCGCAATGGTCGGCATCGATGCGGTGACGCCGGACAATACCTTGCGCGAAGAGTTTCGTCTTGCCGTACAAAACGCCATCGAACGCATTCGCGCCCAGGAAACCGGCGTGGCGACCCGCCCGCGTAAAACCACCGAAGGCGCAATCTATCCGAACCGTTATGGTAACGAATCGAATCCCATAGGCATTCGTCAATCGGTTAAATTATTGCCATCGGAACGCGCCCGCACAGGCAAATTGAGCGGCACCGTAAAGTTGAAGATTTTGGTTGCCGCCGATGGTCGTGCCGCCCGCGCTTATGTATTGAAACGCGCCGGCAATGGCTTAGACCAACGGGCTTTGCAATCCGTGATGCAATACAAATTTGAACCTTCGTTGATTTCAGGAATGCCGCAAACCGGCTGGATTTTCATCGATATAAAATTTTGA